In the genome of Deltaproteobacteria bacterium HGW-Deltaproteobacteria-18, one region contains:
- a CDS encoding 4-hydroxybenzoate octaprenyltransferase produces the protein MLSILRKAVLLSRMVKIEHSIFALPFAYLGMIWAAGSWPGWKIFLALTVAMVAVRSFAMAVNRLADLPIDSKNPRTQTRPLVTGELKVSETLVFIVTSAIVFVGACWQLNALCLALSPLALIWSAFYSYTKRFTFLCHFFLGTVLGLAPIAGWLAVSPQIALAPVLLGLGVTFWVAGFDILYACQDAEFDQAEGLHSLPAAKGLPIALALSTFGHVVTAIFFLLAGWSAGAGLIYTGFCLAVAAILLFEHRLISAHDLSRVNLAFFTLNGFVAVFLFVGAVIDLALK, from the coding sequence ATGTTATCGATTTTGCGTAAGGCCGTTCTTCTGTCGCGCATGGTCAAGATAGAACACTCGATCTTTGCCCTGCCCTTCGCCTATCTCGGAATGATCTGGGCCGCAGGCAGCTGGCCGGGCTGGAAGATATTTCTGGCTCTGACCGTGGCCATGGTGGCCGTGCGCTCGTTCGCCATGGCCGTCAATCGCCTCGCCGACCTCCCCATTGATTCAAAAAATCCGCGAACCCAGACCCGGCCTCTGGTGACGGGCGAGCTCAAGGTGTCCGAGACGCTGGTTTTCATAGTCACCAGCGCTATTGTCTTTGTCGGGGCATGCTGGCAGCTCAACGCCCTTTGTCTTGCGCTTTCTCCCCTGGCTCTGATCTGGTCCGCATTCTACAGCTACACCAAGCGATTCACCTTTCTGTGCCATTTTTTCCTGGGCACGGTGCTCGGGCTTGCGCCCATTGCAGGGTGGCTCGCCGTGTCCCCGCAGATTGCCCTTGCCCCTGTCCTGCTGGGCCTGGGGGTGACTTTCTGGGTGGCCGGATTTGATATCCTGTACGCATGTCAGGACGCCGAATTCGATCAGGCCGAAGGCCTGCATTCTCTGCCGGCAGCCAAAGGGTTGCCGATCGCACTGGCTCTTTCGACGTTCGGCCATGTTGTGACTGCCATCTTTTTTCTTCTGGCCGGCTGGTCTGCCGGCGCCGGACTTATTTACACAGGTTTTTGTCTGGCCGTGGCAGCGATCCTGCTTTTCGAGCATCGGCTGATCTCCGCGCACGACCTGAGCAGGGTCAATCTTGCTTTTTTCACCTTGAACGGATTTGTAGCGGTTTTCTTGTTTGTGGGCGCGGTCATCGACTTGGCGCTCAAGTAA
- a CDS encoding tyrosine--tRNA ligase: MTDMELARQLEQIRRGSVEIINEEELIAKLRTGVPLRIKAGFDPTAPDLHLGHTVLIQKLKHFQELGHQVIFLIGDFTGMIGDPSGKSETRKKLTREEVLRNAETYKKQIFKILDQERTEIAFNSTWMDTFSAADFIELCSRYTVARMLERDDFEKRFKGNQPISIHEFLYPLVQGYDSVALRADVELGGTDQKFNLLMGRHLQREHGQASQIVLTMPILEGLDGVQKMSKSLGNYIGIDEAPGDMFGKLMSISDELMWRYYELLSDNSLDRIGSLREQVLSGALHPKTAKEDLAQEITTRFHGLEAGAAAREAFNAVFAKQGIPEDIEVFLVQAGTLLVDVLSESGVCSSKGDARRMCKQNAVTIDGRKEDDASFAFAPGEYVLKIGKKRFLKLVAA; encoded by the coding sequence ATGACAGATATGGAGCTGGCTCGGCAGCTGGAGCAGATCCGGCGCGGGAGCGTCGAGATCATCAATGAAGAGGAACTGATCGCAAAACTGCGCACCGGCGTTCCGCTGCGGATCAAGGCCGGGTTTGATCCCACTGCACCTGATCTGCATCTTGGGCACACGGTACTGATCCAGAAGCTCAAGCACTTTCAGGAACTCGGACATCAGGTCATTTTCCTGATCGGCGATTTCACGGGCATGATCGGCGATCCCTCCGGAAAGTCCGAAACGCGCAAGAAATTGACCCGCGAAGAGGTTCTCCGCAACGCCGAAACATACAAGAAGCAGATTTTCAAGATACTCGATCAGGAACGAACCGAGATCGCCTTCAACTCCACTTGGATGGACACGTTTTCCGCTGCCGATTTCATCGAGCTCTGCTCGCGTTACACCGTGGCCCGCATGCTTGAGCGCGATGACTTTGAGAAGCGCTTCAAAGGCAACCAGCCCATCTCCATCCACGAATTCCTGTACCCGCTGGTTCAGGGTTACGACTCCGTGGCCCTCAGAGCCGATGTGGAGCTTGGCGGAACGGACCAGAAGTTCAATCTGCTCATGGGCCGCCACCTTCAGCGTGAGCACGGCCAAGCATCGCAGATCGTCTTGACCATGCCCATCCTGGAGGGCCTCGACGGAGTCCAGAAGATGAGCAAGTCGCTGGGCAACTACATAGGCATAGACGAGGCGCCGGGCGATATGTTCGGCAAGCTGATGTCCATCTCAGATGAATTGATGTGGCGCTATTACGAACTCCTTTCCGACAATTCCCTGGATCGGATCGGTTCCCTGCGCGAGCAGGTTCTGTCCGGCGCCCTGCATCCCAAGACCGCCAAGGAGGATCTGGCCCAGGAGATCACGACACGCTTTCACGGCTTGGAGGCCGGGGCCGCCGCGCGCGAGGCGTTCAACGCCGTGTTCGCCAAGCAGGGCATTCCGGAAGACATCGAGGTTTTCTTAGTGCAGGCGGGGACGCTGCTGGTGGATGTCCTGAGCGAGAGCGGCGTGTGTTCCTCCAAGGGCGATGCCCGGCGGATGTGCAAACAGAACGCCGTGACCATTGACGGACGCAAGGAGGACGATGCGTCGTTCGCATTCGCGCCGGGGGAATATGTGCTCAAGATCGGCAAGAAGAGATTCCTGAAGCTCGTGGCGGCCTAA
- the thrC gene encoding threonine synthase codes for MREANVFPTYRGEMEYVCLGCQARYPIDELHYTCPSCKGVFLLEDTRFPELEKTSGAAWRDLFDLRAATKNPALRGIFRFYELMAPVVAEEHIVYLGEGNTPVTRSSPALERLVGQPMAFKNDGQNPSASFKDRGMACAYSYLRHMVDKHDWDNVLTICASTGDTSAAAALYAAYVGEPLTSVVLLPQGKVTAQQLSQPLGSGAKVLEIPGVFDDCMKVVEYLADHYRVALLNSKNAWRILGQESYAFEVAQWYDWNLSGKVIFVPIGNAGNITAIMSGFLKLLRLGIIESLPRIVGVQSEHADPVFRYYAQESEPRRFEAVKVRPSVAQAAMIGNPVSFPRVAFLADSYQKLGGAGSFQVVQVSEQRIIESMLLANRHGHIACTQGGECLAGLLKAKELGLMDEGELAVLDATAHALKFAGFQDMYFHDGFGPEFEITPDKKLANVPRLVIDQHEKERLSEDAFTVQAAQNVVGMLGLDKK; via the coding sequence ATGCGCGAAGCCAACGTTTTCCCCACATACAGAGGGGAAATGGAATATGTCTGCCTCGGTTGTCAGGCCAGGTATCCCATTGACGAACTGCATTACACATGTCCCAGCTGCAAGGGTGTTTTTCTGCTGGAGGATACACGCTTCCCCGAGCTGGAAAAAACATCCGGCGCTGCTTGGCGCGATCTTTTCGACCTGCGCGCGGCGACCAAAAATCCGGCCCTGCGCGGCATTTTCCGCTTTTACGAGTTGATGGCCCCTGTCGTGGCCGAGGAGCACATCGTCTACCTGGGCGAGGGAAATACGCCTGTGACCCGCTCCTCACCCGCTCTGGAGCGTTTGGTGGGACAACCCATGGCCTTCAAGAATGACGGCCAGAATCCGTCCGCATCGTTCAAGGATCGCGGCATGGCTTGTGCCTATTCGTACCTGCGCCATATGGTGGACAAGCACGACTGGGACAATGTCCTGACCATATGCGCCTCTACCGGCGACACTTCGGCCGCCGCGGCGCTCTATGCCGCGTATGTGGGTGAGCCCCTGACTTCCGTGGTGCTCCTGCCCCAGGGCAAGGTCACTGCGCAGCAACTTTCCCAGCCTCTCGGCAGTGGGGCAAAAGTGCTCGAAATCCCGGGTGTTTTTGACGACTGCATGAAGGTGGTCGAATATCTGGCCGATCATTACCGGGTGGCGCTGCTGAATTCCAAGAACGCCTGGCGCATACTCGGGCAGGAGAGCTATGCCTTTGAGGTCGCGCAGTGGTATGATTGGAATCTGAGCGGAAAGGTCATTTTCGTGCCCATCGGCAATGCCGGAAACATTACCGCCATCATGAGCGGATTTCTGAAACTCCTGCGGCTTGGGATCATAGAGTCCCTGCCTCGTATCGTCGGGGTGCAGTCCGAGCATGCGGACCCCGTGTTCAGGTATTATGCCCAGGAGTCTGAGCCGCGCAGGTTCGAGGCCGTGAAGGTCCGTCCCTCCGTTGCCCAGGCGGCCATGATCGGCAATCCCGTGTCGTTTCCCCGGGTCGCGTTTCTGGCCGATAGCTACCAGAAACTCGGTGGAGCGGGATCGTTCCAGGTCGTGCAGGTCAGCGAGCAGCGCATCATCGAGTCCATGCTGCTTGCCAACAGGCATGGCCACATCGCCTGCACCCAGGGCGGGGAATGCCTGGCCGGGCTTTTGAAAGCCAAGGAACTGGGACTCATGGATGAAGGAGAACTTGCCGTTCTTGACGCCACGGCACACGCTTTGAAATTCGCTGGATTTCAGGACATGTATTTTCATGACGGATTCGGCCCGGAATTTGAGATCACGCCGGACAAGAAGCTGGCCAATGTGCCGCGTCTGGTCATTGACCAGCACGAGAAGGAGCGCCTGTCCGAGGATGCGTTCACGGTTCAGGCCGCCCAGAACGTGGTCGGCATGCTGGGGCTGGACAAGAAATGA
- a CDS encoding TIGR00282 family metallophosphoesterase, producing MRLLFLGDIVGNSGRQMVKDHLPRLRRELELDVVLANGENASGGLGLSAKSAQELKRCGVDVVTTGNHVWKFPDIRPALENEPWLLRPGNYPASAPGRGAGVYKLGDNLPPLMVINLQGRTFMEAIDCPFTVAEALVVQAPPGAVIVVDMHAEATSEKRALAHLLRGRVQAVVGTHTHVQTNDARIYDGITGYISDLGMCGPEDSCLGMDNDIILRRFRTGLPQRFELAKGPCMLNGAFMEVDHGQCLEIAAWQYRAS from the coding sequence ATGAGGCTTCTTTTCCTTGGTGACATAGTAGGCAACAGCGGGCGGCAGATGGTTAAGGATCATCTGCCGCGTTTGCGTCGGGAATTGGAACTGGATGTGGTGCTGGCCAACGGCGAGAATGCTTCGGGAGGCCTTGGGCTCTCGGCCAAAAGCGCCCAGGAGCTCAAAAGATGCGGTGTGGACGTCGTGACCACCGGCAACCACGTCTGGAAATTTCCCGACATCCGGCCAGCTCTCGAGAATGAGCCATGGCTGCTGCGTCCGGGCAACTATCCCGCATCGGCACCGGGCCGTGGCGCAGGTGTTTACAAGCTGGGTGACAACCTTCCGCCGCTCATGGTCATCAATCTGCAGGGGCGGACCTTCATGGAAGCCATCGACTGCCCGTTCACGGTTGCCGAGGCCCTGGTCGTCCAGGCTCCGCCCGGGGCCGTGATCGTGGTCGACATGCATGCCGAGGCTACCTCGGAAAAGCGTGCCCTGGCCCATCTGCTGCGTGGACGCGTCCAGGCTGTGGTCGGCACGCATACTCATGTGCAGACCAACGACGCGCGCATTTACGACGGAATAACCGGCTACATCTCGGACCTTGGGATGTGCGGGCCGGAAGATTCCTGTCTGGGCATGGACAACGACATAATTTTACGCAGATTTCGGACAGGGCTCCCCCAACGTTTTGAGCTGGCCAAAGGGCCGTGCATGTTGAACGGGGCGTTTATGGAAGTGGATCACGGTCAATGCCTCGAGATCGCGGCATGGCAATACAGGGCATCTTAA
- the lpxD gene encoding UDP-3-O-(3-hydroxymyristoyl)glucosamine N-acyltransferase has translation MLLTEIASRLGVTLKGNDIEITGVNTLADASASELSFLANPKYAPQLETTGAGAVLVSADQALDSKPCLISSNPYLDFARAVQLFAKPQGSFEGISPLASVHDDASIDPSAAIAPFVYIGKGAKVGARVRVFSGSYLGEDCVVDEDTIIYPNCSLMAGTLVGKRVILHAGTVLGSDGFGFAQAASGMTKFPQIGRTVIEDDVEIGANTTIDRAALGETRVGRGTKIDNLVQLGHNVRLGRNCIIVSQVGIAGSTTLGDGVILAGQVGVAGHLNLGDGCRIGAKSGVGKDVPPGQDLSGIPVMSHGSFLRASAIMPKLPEMKRRLGKLEKELAALREELANKG, from the coding sequence ATGCTTCTTACCGAAATCGCATCCCGTCTGGGCGTAACCCTGAAGGGCAATGACATCGAGATCACCGGGGTCAACACTCTGGCTGATGCGTCGGCGTCAGAACTGTCCTTTCTGGCCAACCCCAAATATGCGCCGCAACTTGAAACAACCGGCGCAGGTGCAGTTCTGGTCAGTGCTGATCAGGCCCTGGATTCAAAACCCTGCCTGATCAGCTCCAATCCCTATCTTGATTTTGCCCGAGCCGTTCAGCTTTTTGCCAAACCGCAGGGATCTTTTGAAGGCATCAGCCCCCTGGCCTCTGTGCACGATGACGCAAGCATCGACCCCAGCGCCGCCATTGCCCCTTTTGTCTACATCGGAAAGGGGGCAAAGGTCGGCGCGAGGGTTCGTGTATTCAGCGGCTCGTATCTCGGGGAGGACTGCGTTGTCGACGAAGACACCATAATCTATCCCAACTGCTCACTGATGGCCGGCACGCTGGTCGGAAAGCGGGTCATTCTACATGCCGGAACGGTGCTTGGGAGTGACGGATTCGGATTTGCCCAGGCTGCCTCCGGAATGACAAAATTTCCACAGATTGGCCGGACCGTGATCGAAGATGACGTCGAAATCGGGGCAAACACGACCATAGACCGTGCCGCCCTGGGTGAAACCCGCGTGGGACGGGGCACCAAAATCGATAATCTGGTCCAGCTCGGCCACAATGTCCGGCTAGGGAGAAACTGCATCATCGTGTCGCAAGTCGGCATCGCAGGGTCTACCACCCTGGGCGACGGCGTGATTCTGGCTGGTCAGGTCGGCGTCGCCGGACACCTGAACCTTGGCGACGGATGCCGTATCGGCGCCAAATCAGGCGTAGGCAAGGACGTGCCTCCGGGCCAGGACCTGAGCGGTATTCCGGTCATGTCTCACGGATCATTCTTGCGCGCCTCGGCCATAATGCCCAAGCTGCCGGAAATGAAGCGGCGACTGGGCAAACTGGAAAAGGAACTGGCCGCACTCCGGGAAGAACTCGCGAACAAAGGGTAA
- the fabZ gene encoding 3-hydroxyacyl-[acyl-carrier-protein] dehydratase FabZ codes for MINKPENGEIVSRDILDLLPHRYPFLLVDRVLSFEPMKSVHAIKSVSINEPFFQGHFPSYPVMPGVLILEALAQAGGIMVIKSLPPADTVGKIFLFTGMEKVRFRRPVFPGDQLHLHVTYERHKMSMWKTNGKAMVDGKVVAEGILTASVVPRED; via the coding sequence ATGATCAACAAACCTGAGAATGGCGAAATTGTAAGCCGTGACATTCTGGATCTGCTTCCACACCGCTATCCCTTCCTGCTGGTGGACCGGGTACTCTCTTTTGAGCCCATGAAATCCGTACACGCCATCAAGAGCGTATCCATCAACGAACCTTTTTTTCAGGGTCACTTTCCGTCCTACCCGGTCATGCCCGGAGTGCTCATTCTTGAAGCGCTGGCTCAGGCTGGCGGAATCATGGTCATCAAGAGCCTTCCGCCGGCGGATACCGTAGGCAAGATATTTCTGTTCACCGGCATGGAGAAAGTGCGCTTCCGCCGTCCCGTGTTCCCAGGTGACCAACTGCACCTGCACGTTACCTACGAGCGTCACAAGATGAGCATGTGGAAGACCAACGGCAAGGCCATGGTCGATGGCAAAGTCGTGGCCGAAGGCATCCTGACCGCTTCCGTAGTACCCAGGGAGGACTGA
- the rny gene encoding ribonuclease Y, whose protein sequence is MTSQIIITAFICTGIGAVAGFLFKKYITDQENDDARKLSERILDEAKKDAQAHKKEVLLQAQDEVFALKKEVEQDAKDRERELKKNEARLQAKEERLEKKVESLALKESELVSLEKKVAKQERAVEEKEEGLQELIDAQQTRLEEISGLTAEEARARLMQEIESKARHEAAKMVRVIEVEAQETAHRKAQMIIASAVQRYAGDYVSEHTVSSVELPSEDMKGRIIGREGRNIRAIEAATGVDLIIDDTPETVILSAYNPLRREVAKRSLERLISDGRIHPARIEDIVKKVEKEMDVQIREIGEQATFDLGVHGIHPEIVRLLGQLRFRTSFTQNVLQHSLEVAFLCGIMAAELGLDIKKAKRAGLLHDLGKAVDHEVEGPHALIGADLAKKYNESAEIVHAIAAHHEDVPPKSVYAVLVQAADSLSGARPGARKELLESYVKRLEELEGIATGFTGVSRAFAIQAGREVRVMVDCEAVNDDQIYMLSKDIAKQIEEKMTYPGQIRVTVIREKRAVGIAK, encoded by the coding sequence ATGACCAGCCAGATCATAATTACCGCTTTTATTTGCACCGGGATCGGTGCGGTTGCGGGTTTTTTGTTCAAAAAATATATCACCGACCAAGAGAACGATGACGCTCGCAAATTGTCCGAACGGATTCTGGATGAAGCCAAGAAAGATGCGCAGGCGCACAAGAAAGAGGTTTTGCTCCAGGCTCAGGACGAGGTTTTTGCCCTGAAGAAGGAAGTCGAGCAGGATGCCAAGGATCGTGAGCGCGAGCTGAAAAAGAACGAGGCCAGGTTGCAGGCCAAGGAAGAGCGACTGGAAAAGAAGGTGGAATCCCTGGCCCTGAAGGAAAGCGAGCTGGTCAGCCTTGAAAAGAAGGTTGCCAAGCAGGAGCGCGCCGTTGAGGAGAAGGAAGAGGGGCTGCAGGAACTGATCGATGCCCAGCAGACCCGCCTGGAGGAAATCTCCGGATTGACCGCCGAAGAGGCTCGCGCCCGGCTCATGCAGGAAATAGAGAGCAAGGCTCGCCATGAAGCGGCCAAGATGGTGCGCGTGATCGAAGTCGAGGCGCAGGAGACCGCGCATCGCAAGGCGCAGATGATCATTGCCAGCGCGGTCCAGCGCTATGCGGGCGATTACGTCTCCGAACATACGGTCAGCTCCGTGGAGCTGCCAAGCGAAGACATGAAGGGGCGGATTATCGGTCGCGAAGGTCGTAACATCAGAGCCATCGAAGCGGCCACTGGGGTGGACCTGATTATCGACGATACGCCGGAAACCGTCATCTTGTCCGCGTACAATCCGCTACGCCGCGAAGTGGCGAAGAGGTCGCTCGAAAGATTGATCAGCGATGGACGCATCCATCCCGCGCGCATCGAGGACATCGTCAAGAAGGTCGAAAAGGAGATGGATGTCCAGATACGGGAAATCGGCGAGCAGGCCACCTTCGACCTCGGCGTGCACGGAATTCATCCCGAGATTGTCCGTCTGCTCGGACAGCTGCGTTTCCGCACGAGTTTCACCCAGAATGTCCTGCAGCACTCCCTTGAAGTGGCTTTTTTGTGCGGAATCATGGCCGCTGAACTTGGGCTTGATATCAAGAAGGCCAAGCGGGCCGGTTTACTGCATGATCTGGGCAAGGCCGTGGACCACGAGGTCGAGGGCCCGCATGCGCTCATCGGTGCTGATCTGGCCAAGAAATACAATGAGTCCGCCGAAATCGTGCACGCCATTGCCGCGCACCATGAGGATGTCCCGCCGAAGTCAGTCTATGCCGTACTGGTCCAGGCTGCGGACAGCCTCTCCGGAGCGCGTCCCGGAGCGCGCAAGGAGCTTCTGGAGAGCTATGTGAAGCGCCTTGAGGAACTCGAGGGGATCGCCACCGGCTTTACCGGCGTGAGCCGGGCATTCGCCATTCAGGCTGGCCGTGAAGTCCGGGTCATGGTTGATTGCGAGGCGGTCAACGACGACCAGATCTACATGCTGAGCAAGGACATCGCCAAGCAGATAGAAGAAAAGATGACTTATCCCGGCCAGATCCGGGTAACTGTCATTCGCGAAAAGAGGGCCGTAGGCATTGCGAAATAG
- a CDS encoding DUF1009 domain-containing protein — MTRTLGIIAGGGSFPITVATTARERGERVIGVGFASDTDPAFQAHCDNFSWLKLGQLGKLIDFFTANHVTHVVMAGPINKPKALDLRPDWRAARLLFSIKARGDDVLLRALTAELEREGIIVVAPHHYSPDLLAPAGILTKRKPTQTEREDVEFAWKLAQSLGQFDIGQCLVVREKIVLAVEAIEGTDAAIKRGGQLGGSGAVVVKRPKPTQDKRLDLPAFGLKTLQSMADVGATCLAFEAGGCIFFEQGKAIDFANAQGITLLGLPPGT, encoded by the coding sequence ATGACCAGAACGCTTGGCATAATCGCTGGCGGCGGCTCATTTCCCATCACCGTGGCCACTACGGCAAGAGAGCGCGGCGAACGCGTCATCGGTGTCGGATTTGCTTCCGATACCGATCCAGCCTTTCAAGCCCACTGCGACAATTTCTCATGGCTCAAACTTGGCCAACTCGGCAAGCTTATAGATTTCTTCACCGCAAACCATGTCACGCACGTGGTCATGGCAGGCCCCATCAACAAACCAAAGGCTCTTGATCTTCGTCCTGACTGGCGGGCGGCAAGGCTTCTTTTTTCCATCAAGGCCCGAGGGGATGACGTCCTGCTGCGCGCACTGACTGCCGAACTGGAACGCGAAGGCATCATCGTCGTGGCCCCGCACCATTACTCGCCTGACCTGCTGGCTCCTGCAGGAATCCTGACAAAAAGAAAACCTACGCAAACCGAACGCGAGGATGTGGAGTTCGCCTGGAAGCTGGCTCAATCTCTGGGCCAGTTCGACATAGGCCAGTGTCTGGTAGTGCGGGAAAAAATCGTTCTGGCCGTCGAGGCCATTGAAGGCACGGATGCCGCCATAAAACGCGGCGGTCAGCTTGGCGGCTCCGGCGCGGTGGTCGTAAAGCGCCCAAAGCCGACCCAGGACAAAAGGCTCGATCTCCCTGCCTTCGGCCTGAAGACCCTGCAATCCATGGCCGATGTCGGCGCGACTTGCCTGGCCTTCGAGGCAGGCGGATGCATCTTTTTCGAACAGGGCAAGGCGATTGATTTTGCCAACGCCCAAGGTATCACTCTGCTCGGCCTGCCGCCGGGCACCTAG
- a CDS encoding molecular chaperone Skp yields MRAFTLTIFLVLCLALTAGAETKIGFIDMKAVIAKSDPGSKAMEQLKSQFKDMKENLDTQKKTLDTLKDELQKQSMMLSQEAKLDKETQYKRKVRDFQDMGQSYQRKLQQAEQSLSKPIIDKLLEVIESYGKKNGYTAIFDKQASGVIYGQESVDLTNAILAELNKAMRGK; encoded by the coding sequence ATGCGTGCATTTACCCTGACAATCTTTTTAGTGCTTTGCCTGGCCCTGACTGCCGGGGCTGAAACCAAAATAGGTTTTATCGATATGAAGGCGGTCATCGCCAAGTCCGACCCTGGTTCCAAGGCCATGGAACAGCTCAAGTCCCAGTTCAAGGATATGAAGGAAAACCTCGATACCCAGAAAAAGACTTTGGACACCCTCAAAGACGAGCTTCAGAAGCAGTCCATGATGCTCAGCCAGGAAGCCAAACTGGACAAGGAAACGCAGTACAAGCGCAAGGTACGTGACTTCCAGGACATGGGGCAAAGTTATCAGCGCAAGCTCCAGCAGGCCGAACAGAGCCTGTCGAAGCCCATCATCGACAAGCTTTTGGAAGTCATCGAGAGCTACGGCAAGAAAAACGGATACACGGCCATCTTCGACAAACAGGCCAGTGGCGTGATCTACGGACAGGAGAGTGTTGATCTCACAAACGCCATCCTCGCAGAACTCAACAAAGCCATGCGCGGCAAATAA
- a CDS encoding acyl-[acyl-carrier-protein]--UDP-N-acetylglucosamine O-acyltransferase produces the protein MQTDIHPSAVVHPGAYLGTGVTIGPFAVIEDKVHIGDETVIDAGAQIKRFTTLGSRNHVHSMACVGGEPQDLKFGGEASRLVIGDRNKIREFSTIHRGTEGGGGITRVGSDNLMMAYSHIAHDCVVGDNNVLANAATLAGHVIVGNEVVVGGLSAVHQFVNIGDFAFIGGKTGVAQDVPPFMLAVGERATLRGLNLIGLRRHGFSSEEIHALKSAYKLIWRSNQERNEVMQQVETELGNFSQVMKLLDFIRSSKRGTITPERI, from the coding sequence ATGCAGACTGACATTCACCCTTCAGCAGTAGTTCATCCCGGAGCGTACCTTGGCACCGGAGTCACGATCGGCCCTTTTGCGGTCATCGAGGACAAAGTTCACATCGGTGACGAGACGGTCATCGACGCCGGAGCCCAGATCAAACGCTTCACAACCCTTGGCAGCAGAAACCATGTCCACTCCATGGCCTGCGTCGGAGGTGAGCCCCAGGATCTCAAATTCGGCGGAGAAGCGAGCAGACTCGTCATCGGCGACCGGAACAAGATCCGCGAATTTTCGACCATCCACCGCGGCACCGAAGGCGGAGGCGGCATAACCCGGGTCGGTTCGGACAACCTGATGATGGCCTACTCCCACATCGCGCACGACTGCGTGGTAGGAGACAACAACGTCCTGGCCAACGCCGCAACCCTGGCCGGACATGTGATCGTGGGCAATGAAGTGGTCGTGGGCGGTCTTTCGGCCGTGCACCAGTTCGTGAACATCGGCGATTTCGCATTCATCGGCGGGAAAACCGGCGTGGCCCAAGATGTGCCGCCCTTCATGCTGGCCGTCGGCGAGCGCGCTACCTTGCGCGGGCTCAATCTCATCGGTTTGCGCAGGCATGGTTTTTCCTCGGAGGAAATTCATGCCCTGAAATCCGCCTACAAGCTGATATGGCGCTCCAATCAGGAACGCAATGAAGTCATGCAGCAGGTCGAGACGGAGCTTGGCAACTTCTCCCAGGTCATGAAGCTCCTCGACTTCATCCGCAGCAGCAAACGAGGCACCATCACGCCTGAACGCATCTAG
- a CDS encoding cell division protein ZapA: MPGYNLTVLGLDLSFAADVSPERIHKAVDLVHQRYKDLEGRVSHMSKERLLTYLALSLADDYLHDQGKMSQLEGTLQQLLSKIDSPEE; the protein is encoded by the coding sequence ATGCCAGGATACAATTTGACAGTGCTCGGCCTCGATCTTTCCTTCGCGGCCGATGTCTCACCCGAGCGGATTCACAAAGCTGTTGACTTGGTTCATCAGCGCTACAAGGATCTCGAAGGGCGGGTCAGTCACATGAGCAAGGAGCGGCTTCTGACATACCTGGCGTTGAGTCTGGCCGACGATTATTTACATGATCAAGGGAAGATGTCGCAACTGGAAGGCACGTTGCAGCAGCTTCTTTCGAAGATAGATAGTCCTGAAGAATAG